TCGGCCCGGAACTCCACCAACCCGGGGGTGCCGGCCGGCAGTCGAGCGCCCAGGTCGTAGCCGTGCACGTGCAGTTCGTCGGACACGTCGGAGGTGACAGTGATCCGAACCAGCTCGCCCTTACCCACGGTGATTCGTCCGGTGGGCGGATCGACCCGCCGCTTCGCGATCGTCACGGTGATCTCCCGGTCCACGGCCGGGGTGCTGGCGGCGGCGCTCGGGGTGGCGCTGGCCGTCGGGGTCGGCGCGGTGGTGGCGCTCGGCGGCGCGGCGGACGTCGGTGCCGCCGAGGGGGTGGCGACGGAGGGATCGTCGTCCTGGCCGCACCCGACGAGGAGCAGGGCGGTGAGGGCGGCGGCGAGGGCGGCGGTAGTGCGGCCGGCGGGGGTACGGACGGACACGGGCGGGCTCCGAACGACGCGAGGGGACGGGTGTCGGGTTGATCGTCGGGGATGAGAACTGTACGTCTTGTTCGGCGGCGGGGATATGACCATGATGAACCAATGCGATCGAGGCTCGTCACTATGCGTCACATCCTGAGCCGCACCCTGGCGGCCCTGGCCGCGACGGTGGTGGTGTCGCTGGTGCTGCCGGTCGCACCGGCGTCCGCGCACGGCCAGTTGGCGACCAGCACCCCGCTGACCGGCACCGTCGTGCGCGAGCCGCTGACACAGTTGGGGTTGTACTTCACCGAGAAACCGGCCTCGAACGCCCACTTCACCGTCACCGGGCCGGACGGGTCGCGAGTGGACAATGGTTGGTCGTTCGGCGAGCCGAAGCGCCTGGACAAGCCGGTCCAGGAGTACTTCATGGTCAACGGTGTGTTCGAGCCGCGGCTCTACCACACCGGCTTCCCGGCCATGGTGACCGTCGCCCACTGGCCGGCGAAGGGTCGCTACACCGCCAGCTATCTCTCTGTCGCCTCGGACGGTGAGGCGGTGCGGGGCAACGTCACCTTCGACTACCAGGGGCCGAGTACGCCGGCGCCAGCCGGTTGGGTGGTGCCCACGGCGGGGCCGGACGCGACACTGCTTGCCCAGGCCGAGGGCGAGGGGTCGGCGAGCCCGGGGGCGACCGGCGGCCCTGCGGACGCCACCGGCGCCCCGGCGAGCGATCCGGCTGGCGCCACGGAAGAGCGGCGGGACGGCGGGTTCCCGCCCTGGCTGGTCCCGGCACTGATCGTCGTCGTGGTCTCCGCGATCGTGCTGGTGGCGGCCCGCCGTCGGCCCGCCGCACGGGGAGGCGCCGCCGCGACCCGCCGACCGGTTAGCAGGGCGGGCAAGACGGCCAACGCGGGGAAGGCGGCGAACACGCCTCACAAGCCCGGCAACCGGGCTGGTGGCCGGGCCCGAGGCGGACGGCGATAGGCCGCCAAAACCCGCATACCTGCGCGTACCACCGCGAACTTTCGCACGGACACGAGGAACTTTTGATGTATCGAGGCGAAGCCATGGACACTCCAATCGAAACGCCTTAATGTCTCGATCCATCCACCCGGTGTTTCCGCAACGTCACTCGTCGGCGTCGAGGACGTTACGGACCCGGGCCGACGGCCATCCTCACCGCTGCTATGCGCCGGCCGTCGGACACTCCACCGCCTCCTGGAGGAACGATGGGCACACGCCTGCTACGCCGACTCCACAAACCCGCACTGGGTGCGCTGGCACTCGTCCTCACCACCGGCCTCTGGGCCGCTCCGGCCACCGCCGCCCCCGCGCAGGAACCGGGTGTCACGCTGCGCGTCTTCGACGTGCAGGTGCCGCTCTCCACGCTCTGCACACTCAAGCCCGCGCAGACCCCGAACGTGGACAAGCTGATGTCCACAATCAACTGGACCTCGGCGGCCGACTTCGGCTTCGAGGACAACTTCGTCTCGCAGGTGCTCGGCAACATCACCACCACCCAGGCCGGCAGCTACACGTTCCGGCTCAGCAGCGACGACGGGTCCAAACTGGCGATCGACAACACCGTGGTGATCGACCACGACGGGTTACACGGAGCGACCCCACCCAAGGAGGGCACCGTCACCCTCACCGCCGGGCTGCACCCGCTGCGCATCGACCACTTCGAGCGTGACGGCGGGCAGCAGATCACCCTGGAGTGGAAGCCGCCCGGCTCGTCGTCCTTCGTGGTCGTACCGAACTCGGCGCTGAGCACCGACGCCGGCGTCGTCCGGGTGACCGCACCGGGCCGCAAGGAGTGCGAGGGCATCGCCGACACTCCCGGCGACGGCCTGCCGCTGACCGGGGTGCACCCGGGCTACACGCTGACCAACCTGCGGCCCAGCGGCTTCCAGCCGAAGGTCACCGGGATGGACTGGTTGGCCGACGGGCGGCTGGTCGTCTCCACCTGGGGCGGCAGCGACCAGTCCGGCACGTCCCAGGACGGTGAGGTCTGGATCCTCGGCAACACCGGCGGCGCGACCACTCCGGGCGCCGTGACCACCAAGAAGATCGCCGGCGGGCTGAAGGAGCCGATGGGACTGAAGATCGTCGACGGGGTGGTCTACGTCTCGGAGAAGCAGCGGCTGACCCGGCTGGTCAACACCGGCGGAGACGAGGTGGCCGAGCGCCTGGAGACCGTCGCCACCTGGCCGTACGGGGGCAACTTCCACGAGTTCGCGTTCGGCCTGCTCTACCAGGACGGGTTCTTCTACCTGAACCTGTCGGTGTCGATCAACTCCGGCGGCGCCACCACCAACCCGCAGCCCGCCGCCAACCGGGGCAGCACCCTCAAAATCAACAAGGACACCGGCGCGGTCAGCTACGTCGCCGGCGGCCTGCGTACCCCGCACGGCATCGGCTGGGGCCCGGAGGGCGGCATCTTCGTCACCGACAACCAGGGCGGCTGGCTGCCCTCGTCGAAGCTGGTGCACGTCAAGCAGGGGCGGTTCTTCAACCACTACACGAACCCGGCTGGCCCGTTCGACACCAACCCGGTCACCCCGCCGGTGCTCTGGATGCCACAGAACGAGATCGCCAACTCGCCCAGCACCCCGCTGTACCTGACCACCGGCCGCTACGCCGGCCAGTTCGTCATCGGCGACGTGACGTACGGCGGCCTGCAACGGGCGAATGTGGAGAAGGTCAACGGCGAATACCAGGGCGCCCTCTTCCGGCTCACCCAGGGCCTGGAGGCGGGCGTCTCCGAGGTGAACGTCGGCCCGGACGGCGCGATCTACGTCGGCGGGCTCGGCGCGGGCGGCAACTGGGGCCAGACCGGGAAGCTGTCGTAC
This portion of the Micromonospora zamorensis genome encodes:
- a CDS encoding copper resistance CopC family protein codes for the protein MRHILSRTLAALAATVVVSLVLPVAPASAHGQLATSTPLTGTVVREPLTQLGLYFTEKPASNAHFTVTGPDGSRVDNGWSFGEPKRLDKPVQEYFMVNGVFEPRLYHTGFPAMVTVAHWPAKGRYTASYLSVASDGEAVRGNVTFDYQGPSTPAPAGWVVPTAGPDATLLAQAEGEGSASPGATGGPADATGAPASDPAGATEERRDGGFPPWLVPALIVVVVSAIVLVAARRRPAARGGAAATRRPVSRAGKTANAGKAANTPHKPGNRAGGRARGGRR
- a CDS encoding ricin-type beta-trefoil lectin domain protein, whose product is MGTRLLRRLHKPALGALALVLTTGLWAAPATAAPAQEPGVTLRVFDVQVPLSTLCTLKPAQTPNVDKLMSTINWTSAADFGFEDNFVSQVLGNITTTQAGSYTFRLSSDDGSKLAIDNTVVIDHDGLHGATPPKEGTVTLTAGLHPLRIDHFERDGGQQITLEWKPPGSSSFVVVPNSALSTDAGVVRVTAPGRKECEGIADTPGDGLPLTGVHPGYTLTNLRPSGFQPKVTGMDWLADGRLVVSTWGGSDQSGTSQDGEVWILGNTGGATTPGAVTTKKIAGGLKEPMGLKIVDGVVYVSEKQRLTRLVNTGGDEVAERLETVATWPYGGNFHEFAFGLLYQDGFFYLNLSVSINSGGATTNPQPAANRGSTLKINKDTGAVSYVAGGLRTPHGIGWGPEGGIFVTDNQGGWLPSSKLVHVKQGRFFNHYTNPAGPFDTNPVTPPVLWMPQNEIANSPSTPLYLTTGRYAGQFVIGDVTYGGLQRANVEKVNGEYQGALFRLTQGLEAGVSEVNVGPDGAIYVGGLGAGGNWGQTGKLSYGLQKLTPNTATTFEMLAMRATTTGFEVEYTQPVSTATATDLAARYKLKQWRYVATSNYGGPKIDEETLTVTSATLSADGKKVSLTVPGRKAGRVVHLRSPRPFTSTSGQSLWSTEAWYTLNSIPGSPPPPTGGTITGVGGKCLDVDNAGTADGTKIQLWTCNGTTAQSWTKVGDTYRVLGKCLDVDNGGTANGTKVQLWTCNGTAAQVWQPQSDGSIRNPQSGKVLEAAGGSSADRTQIQLGTYAGGAHQKWVVSAGVTG